The genomic interval CCGTCGGGCGGTGTGGCGCGCGTGGGGGGGTTCGAGCCTCGCCGGCGGCAGAACGCATTTCTGCGGCAGATCACGCTGGTGATGGGGCAGAAGCAGCAGCTGATCTGGGATCTCCCGGCGCTCGATTCGTTCCTGGTCAACCAGGCCATCTACGAAATTCCCGACGGGCAGTTCCGCGCGACCATGGCGGAGTTCACGGCGGTGCTGGGCCTGGAGGGCATCCTGAAGAAACAGGTGCGCAAGCTGTCCCTGGGCGAGCGCATGAAGTGCGAACTCGCCGCGGCGCTGCTGCACCGCCCGAAGGTGCTGTTCCTGGATGAACCCACCATCGGGCTGGACGTGAACATGCAGGAGGCCGTGCGGACCTTCGTGCGTGATTACAACGAGCGGTACGGGGCGACTGTGATCCTCACGAGTCATTACATGGCGGACGTGACGGCCCTGGCCCGCCGGATCCTGGTGATTGACCGCGGGCAACTGGTGTTCGATGGGGACCTGGCGAGGCTGGCCGAGCAGGGGGGCGGGGGCAAGACGGTGAAGCTGCAGCTGCGGCGCGCCGTGACCGCCGAGCAACTGGCGCAGTACGGTGAGGACGTGCGGGTGGACGGGCTGAGCGCGGAGCTGATCGTGCCGCGCGCGCAGGTCAGTGCGCGGGCTGCGCGGCTCCTGTCGGAACTGGACGTGGCGGACCTGACGGTGGAGGATCCCAGCATCGAGAGCGTCATGGCGTCCCTGTTTGGTGGGCGGGTCACCCGGACCGAGGAGCCGGTGTGAGCGCGCTGAACAAGGCGCGGGTCCTGTTCGTCACGCGCTTCGCGGAAATGGCCGAGTACCGCGCTGAGGTGGTGATCTGGATGCTCTCCGGCACGCTTTCCCTCGTGATGATGCTGGTGTGGATGGCGCAGGCGGCCGCGGCGCCGGGCGGGCAGATCCGCGGGTACGCGCCTGCAGAGTTCGCCACTTATTTCCTGTCCACGTGGCTGGTGTCGCAGCTGCTCGTGGTGTGGGTGGCGCACGAACTGGACTTCGAGATCCGGCAGGGCACCCTGTCGCCGCAGCTGCTGCGTCCGGTGGACCCCCTGTGGCTGCATTTCGCGTCGCACGTCGCGGAGCGGCTGGTGCGGATTGTGCCGCTGCTGGCGCTGCTCACGCTGTTCACCGTGATGTCCGGCGCGTCCTTCACGCGGGAGTGGTGGGCGTACCCGGCGGCGCTGGGCCTGGCGGCACTGGGCTTCGGCGTGCGGTTCCTGTACGAGTACACCCTCGGTCTGCTGGCGTTCTGGACGGAAAGCAGCGCGTCGTTTCAGGAAGTGGTGTGGCTGGTGTACGCGGCATTGGGCGGCATGTTCGCGCCGCTGAGCTTCTACCCGGAGTGGGTGCAGCGCCTGAGTGTCTGGACCCCCTTTCCGTACATGCTGGGCCTGCCGGCGCAGCTGCTGGCCGGAAAGGCCACGCTGGCCCAGGCGGGCCGCGGGGCGCTGGTGATGCTGGTGTGGCTGGCCGCCTTCTGGCTGTTGCGGGGGCTGGTGTGGCGC from Deinococcus taeanensis carries:
- a CDS encoding ABC transporter permease is translated as MAEYRAEVVIWMLSGTLSLVMMLVWMAQAAAAPGGQIRGYAPAEFATYFLSTWLVSQLLVVWVAHELDFEIRQGTLSPQLLRPVDPLWLHFASHVAERLVRIVPLLALLTLFTVMSGASFTREWWAYPAALGLAALGFGVRFLYEYTLGLLAFWTESSASFQEVVWLVYAALGGMFAPLSFYPEWVQRLSVWTPFPYMLGLPAQLLAGKATLAQAGRGALVMLVWLAAFWLLRGLVWRAGLRKYGAVGA
- a CDS encoding ABC transporter ATP-binding protein; amino-acid sequence: MPNPLPDAAVHVRDLNKQYVVHEKEPGFMGSLRSFVSRRSRTVDAVRGVSFDLAPGEVVGFLGPNGAGKTTTLKMLSGLLHPSGGVARVGGFEPRRRQNAFLRQITLVMGQKQQLIWDLPALDSFLVNQAIYEIPDGQFRATMAEFTAVLGLEGILKKQVRKLSLGERMKCELAAALLHRPKVLFLDEPTIGLDVNMQEAVRTFVRDYNERYGATVILTSHYMADVTALARRILVIDRGQLVFDGDLARLAEQGGGGKTVKLQLRRAVTAEQLAQYGEDVRVDGLSAELIVPRAQVSARAARLLSELDVADLTVEDPSIESVMASLFGGRVTRTEEPV